One part of the Tenacibaculum sp. 190130A14a genome encodes these proteins:
- a CDS encoding S1/P1 nuclease, which yields MRIQFYTVLLVSFLSVNLLANNDTWGPTGHRATGKIAEKHLTKKAKRKIEKLLQGESLAFVSTYADEIKSDRKKYGKFYTWHYVNMPLDMSYEESPKNPKGDLISGIKQCVKVLKDENSSVEDKRFYLKMLVHLMGDLHQPMHVGRKEDKGGNTIQVQWHGRGSNLHRVWDEDIIKKWGMSYVELADNAKHLSKEQIKFIQKGDVLDWMKDTHSLTKKVYGSAKSGDKLRYRYSYDYFPIVREQLQKGGIRLAKILNDIFC from the coding sequence ATGAGAATTCAATTTTATACAGTATTGTTAGTGAGCTTTTTATCTGTAAATTTATTAGCTAATAATGATACTTGGGGCCCAACAGGTCACAGAGCTACAGGTAAAATTGCGGAGAAGCACTTAACAAAAAAAGCAAAAAGAAAAATAGAAAAATTACTACAAGGAGAGAGTTTAGCTTTTGTTTCAACTTATGCTGATGAAATAAAATCAGATAGAAAAAAATACGGAAAGTTTTATACCTGGCATTACGTAAATATGCCTTTAGATATGAGTTATGAAGAATCACCTAAAAACCCTAAAGGTGATTTAATATCAGGAATAAAACAATGTGTGAAAGTTTTAAAAGATGAAAATAGTTCAGTAGAAGATAAACGGTTTTATTTAAAGATGTTAGTTCACTTAATGGGAGATTTACATCAGCCTATGCATGTTGGAAGAAAGGAAGATAAAGGAGGAAATACTATTCAAGTACAATGGCATGGTAGAGGATCTAATTTACATAGAGTGTGGGATGAAGATATTATTAAGAAGTGGGGGATGAGCTATGTAGAATTAGCAGATAATGCAAAGCACTTATCAAAAGAGCAAATAAAGTTTATTCAAAAAGGAGATGTATTAGATTGGATGAAAGATACACATAGTTTAACCAAGAAAGTATACGGCTCAGCAAAGTCGGGTGATAAACTTCGTTATCGTTATTCATATGATTATTTCCCAATTGTGAGAGAGCAATTGCAAAAAGGAGGAATAAGATTGGCAAAAATATTGAACGATATTTTTTGTTAA
- a CDS encoding Arc family DNA-binding protein produces the protein MAKKKAFALRINEDMLKAIEKWASDEFRSTNGQIEWMLMQALKEAKREPKKKDE, from the coding sequence ATGGCTAAAAAGAAAGCATTTGCACTCCGAATAAATGAAGACATGCTCAAAGCAATTGAAAAATGGGCTTCAGATGAGTTTCGATCTACCAATGGACAGATTGAATGGATGCTTATGCAAGCCCTCAAAGAAGCTAAAAGAGAGCCTAAAAAGAAAGATGAGTAA
- a CDS encoding DUF4177 domain-containing protein, translating into MKEYKVESWKVSLSKNNKNLENFLNEHARNGWKVIHIAEQSTRVVFERDKNR; encoded by the coding sequence ATGAAAGAATATAAAGTTGAAAGTTGGAAAGTTAGTCTATCAAAAAATAATAAAAATCTAGAAAACTTCTTAAACGAACATGCTCGAAATGGATGGAAAGTAATTCATATTGCAGAACAATCTACACGTGTAGTTTTTGAAAGAGATAAAAACAGATAA
- a CDS encoding TlpA disulfide reductase family protein: MMKNIFLLGLLLVFLSCKQKESHRLEAYNYESLKPLLEKKDSKTYVVNFWATWCKPCVKELPAFEKLNLELQKENVEVILVSLDFEQESLKSFIEKENLQSKVVLLDDPDQNTWIPKISKNWTGSIPATLIYNKDKRVFFEKSFTYEELQKTLENFLN; this comes from the coding sequence ATGATGAAAAATATATTTCTTTTAGGGTTATTGCTAGTATTTCTTTCATGTAAACAGAAAGAAAGCCATAGGTTGGAAGCTTATAACTATGAATCGCTAAAACCTTTATTGGAGAAGAAAGATAGCAAAACCTATGTGGTTAATTTTTGGGCAACTTGGTGTAAACCATGTGTTAAGGAGTTGCCAGCATTTGAAAAATTAAATTTAGAATTGCAAAAAGAAAATGTAGAAGTAATTTTGGTAAGCTTAGATTTTGAACAGGAATCTTTAAAATCTTTTATTGAAAAAGAAAACCTTCAATCGAAAGTAGTTTTACTTGATGATCCTGATCAAAATACTTGGATTCCAAAAATTAGTAAAAATTGGACAGGTTCTATACCTGCTACTTTGATTTATAACAAAGATAAACGAGTTTTCTTTGAAAAATCATTTACTTATGAAGAACTTCAAAAAACATTAGAAAATTTCTTAAACTAA
- a CDS encoding VPS10 domain-containing protein: MKKLLLICFSLISFFTFSQEFSMDLVKNMKPRNIGPGGMSGRVTAIDVVENNPDIMYVGTASGGVWKSTSGGIKWEPIFEKEVTASIGALAIQQSNPSVIWVGTGEGNPRNSLNGGYGVFKSLDGGKTWKSMGLEKTRHIHRVIIDPTNPNIVYVGAIGSPWGEHKERGVYKTTDGGKTWKQILYNNIKTGAADLVMDPSNPNKLIAAMWEHKRDPWFFKSGGKGSGLYITHDGGNNWTRITEKEGFPKGELGRIGVAISRSNPNVIYALVEAKKNALYKSEDGGFKWKKVSDKKGIGNRPFYYSEIYVDPQNENKLYTIFTYVNASIDGGKNFKQLMPAYGVDNGVHPDHHAWWIHPKDGSFMIDGNDGGLNITKDGGKTWRFIGNLPVAQFYHINVDNEFPYNVYGGMQDNGSWRGPAYVWKAQGIRNSYWQEISFGDGFDVVPDRDNSRYGWSMSQQGFVSRYDYKTGNNYTVKPTHPDAKVKLRFNWNSAINIDPFDNSTLYFGSQFVHKSTDKGLTWEVISPDLTTNDKTKLKQSESGGLTMDATGAENHCTILVIEPSPLEKDMLWVSTDDGQVQITKDGGNTWTNVSQNIKGLPANSWIPQIKASNKNKGEALLIANDYRRFNYTPYAYRTKDYGKTWERIVDTNDVESYTLSIVEDPVNANLLFLGTDDGLYISLDAGKKWTKWTAGFPTVSVKDLVIHPREHDLVIGTFGRAAWVLDDIRPLRNLAANPENIAKNIVLFAPPTAYQTAYQQPTGSRFGADALYHGENRKRGAHLTYLINKPKKDTTKKSSSKTITNKEEQSKKVKFDSIKFEIFNGNTLIRTLKRKAPKENGIHKFRWFMDEKGVARASRRIRKSKSEPSGVRVKPGTYRVKVTFGDQTSEQYINVKYDPRLTISDTAINQKYNTLKRLQKHQETIANAVKQLVESKETANTYKTKFTKKDKKEYKDQINLSKKIVKQIDSILDLYLGKIDKRQGITRNPEVTVSQRLGTANWYISSRFGEQTNTEKRLMSQFEESLKPVLEKTNQFFDNDWKDYKTKMEAINISPFKKTKSFSLE; encoded by the coding sequence ATGAAAAAACTTCTTTTGATCTGTTTTTCTTTGATAAGCTTTTTCACCTTCTCTCAAGAATTTTCCATGGACTTGGTTAAAAATATGAAACCAAGAAATATAGGTCCTGGAGGCATGAGTGGTCGTGTTACTGCCATTGATGTTGTAGAAAACAATCCTGATATTATGTACGTTGGTACAGCTTCTGGTGGTGTATGGAAATCAACCTCTGGAGGAATAAAATGGGAACCTATTTTTGAAAAAGAAGTTACTGCTTCTATTGGAGCATTAGCTATTCAACAATCTAATCCAAGTGTTATTTGGGTAGGAACAGGAGAAGGAAACCCTAGAAATAGTTTAAATGGTGGTTATGGAGTTTTTAAGTCATTAGATGGAGGGAAAACCTGGAAATCGATGGGGCTTGAAAAAACACGTCATATCCATCGTGTAATCATTGACCCTACCAATCCAAACATTGTTTATGTAGGAGCTATTGGTTCTCCATGGGGAGAACACAAAGAACGAGGTGTTTATAAAACTACTGATGGAGGTAAAACTTGGAAACAAATTTTATATAACAATATAAAAACAGGAGCTGCTGATTTAGTAATGGATCCATCAAATCCAAATAAACTAATTGCAGCAATGTGGGAACATAAACGTGATCCTTGGTTTTTTAAATCAGGTGGAAAGGGAAGTGGTTTATACATTACACATGATGGTGGAAATAATTGGACTCGTATCACCGAAAAAGAAGGTTTTCCAAAAGGAGAGTTAGGTAGAATTGGTGTGGCAATTTCAAGAAGCAACCCAAATGTCATATATGCTCTAGTAGAAGCTAAAAAAAATGCATTGTATAAAAGTGAAGATGGAGGATTTAAATGGAAAAAAGTCAGTGATAAAAAAGGAATAGGTAACCGACCTTTTTACTATTCTGAAATTTATGTAGACCCCCAAAATGAAAACAAGCTTTATACTATTTTTACTTATGTAAATGCTTCTATAGATGGAGGTAAAAATTTCAAACAATTAATGCCTGCTTATGGAGTTGATAATGGAGTCCATCCTGATCACCATGCTTGGTGGATTCACCCAAAAGATGGAAGTTTTATGATAGATGGAAATGATGGTGGGCTTAATATTACCAAAGATGGTGGTAAAACTTGGCGTTTTATTGGTAACCTTCCAGTAGCACAATTTTACCATATAAATGTGGATAATGAATTCCCTTATAATGTATATGGAGGAATGCAAGACAATGGATCATGGAGAGGACCTGCATATGTATGGAAAGCGCAAGGAATCCGTAACTCTTATTGGCAAGAAATAAGTTTTGGTGATGGTTTTGATGTTGTTCCAGATAGAGACAATTCTCGTTATGGATGGTCAATGAGTCAACAAGGTTTTGTGTCGAGGTATGACTACAAAACTGGAAACAACTATACAGTGAAACCAACTCATCCAGATGCCAAAGTTAAACTTCGTTTTAACTGGAACTCAGCTATCAATATAGATCCTTTCGATAATTCAACTTTGTACTTCGGAAGTCAATTTGTTCATAAATCAACAGACAAAGGGTTAACTTGGGAAGTAATTTCTCCGGATTTAACTACAAATGACAAAACTAAATTAAAACAATCTGAAAGTGGTGGATTAACCATGGATGCTACCGGAGCAGAGAATCACTGTACAATTTTAGTCATTGAGCCCTCTCCGTTGGAAAAAGACATGTTATGGGTTAGTACAGATGATGGACAAGTACAAATCACAAAAGATGGAGGTAACACTTGGACAAATGTTTCTCAAAATATCAAAGGACTACCAGCCAATAGTTGGATTCCTCAAATAAAAGCATCGAATAAAAATAAAGGTGAAGCATTATTAATTGCCAATGATTACAGACGTTTTAATTACACTCCATATGCCTACAGAACAAAAGATTATGGGAAAACTTGGGAAAGAATTGTTGATACTAACGATGTAGAAAGTTACACACTAAGTATTGTAGAAGATCCTGTAAATGCTAACTTACTGTTTTTAGGAACAGATGACGGATTATACATTTCTTTAGATGCAGGGAAAAAGTGGACAAAATGGACGGCTGGATTCCCTACAGTATCGGTTAAAGATTTAGTTATTCACCCGAGAGAGCATGATTTAGTTATTGGTACTTTCGGACGTGCTGCATGGGTTTTAGATGATATCCGTCCTTTAAGAAATTTAGCTGCAAATCCAGAAAACATCGCTAAAAACATAGTACTATTTGCACCTCCTACAGCCTATCAAACAGCTTACCAACAACCTACTGGAAGTAGATTTGGTGCGGATGCCTTGTATCATGGTGAAAATAGAAAAAGAGGAGCGCATTTAACTTATTTAATCAATAAACCTAAAAAAGACACTACAAAAAAATCAAGTAGTAAAACAATCACTAACAAAGAAGAACAATCGAAAAAAGTAAAATTTGATTCAATTAAATTTGAAATATTTAATGGTAATACCTTAATAAGAACTTTAAAACGAAAAGCTCCTAAAGAAAATGGAATTCATAAATTCAGATGGTTTATGGATGAAAAAGGAGTAGCAAGAGCATCTAGAAGAATCAGAAAATCTAAATCTGAACCTAGTGGAGTTAGAGTAAAACCTGGAACATATAGAGTTAAAGTTACTTTTGGAGATCAAACTTCTGAGCAATACATAAATGTTAAGTACGATCCAAGACTTACAATCTCAGACACTGCAATTAATCAAAAATACAACACACTTAAAAGATTACAAAAGCATCAAGAAACTATTGCTAATGCAGTAAAACAGTTAGTTGAAAGTAAAGAAACTGCAAATACATATAAAACTAAATTCACTAAAAAAGATAAAAAGGAATACAAAGATCAGATTAACTTATCCAAAAAAATCGTCAAGCAAATTGACAGTATTTTAGATCTGTACTTAGGAAAAATAGACAAACGTCAAGGTATTACAAGAAATCCAGAGGTTACCGTTTCCCAAAGACTAGGAACTGCTAATTGGTACATTAGTAGTCGATTTGGAGAACAAACAAATACCGAAAAACGTTTAATGAGTCAATTTGAGGAATCTTTAAAACCTGTATTGGAAAAAACCAATCAGTTTTTTGACAACGATTGGAAAGACTATAAAACTAAAATGGAAGCAATCAATATTTCTCCATTCAAGAAAACAAAATCATTTTCTTTAGAATAA
- a CDS encoding alpha/beta hydrolase family protein, giving the protein MIRIITFIIVYILGVISSHSQITSENVIIHNNNIVLPGTLTYNSSYKQPLIIFVPGSGNPNRDGNQPSLNINPNYIKQLSDKLVQHQIAFFRYDKRNVPKENIQLVLKKYLFTDLVEDASAVINYFKNDNRFSEIILIGHSQGSLVSMLALNKQVSKFISLAGLGESVDKTLVRQISQQNEALGTIAKKHIVELKSTGTIQKINPFLISLFAKQNHPFLVSYMKYDPKKEVQKIAIPTLIINGTKDLQVLTKDAQNLHLANPQSKLVLINGMNHVLKQIEEDSDNLKSYTTPDFPISEELTKSIITFVKQ; this is encoded by the coding sequence ATGATACGTATTATAACTTTTATTATCGTATATATTTTAGGAGTAATTTCTTCTCATTCTCAAATTACATCCGAAAATGTTATTATTCATAATAATAACATAGTTCTTCCTGGTACTTTAACTTATAATTCAAGTTACAAACAACCTTTAATAATATTTGTACCCGGCTCAGGTAATCCTAATAGAGATGGTAATCAACCAAGTTTAAATATAAACCCTAATTATATTAAACAATTATCTGATAAACTTGTTCAACATCAGATAGCCTTTTTTAGATATGATAAACGCAATGTACCCAAAGAGAACATTCAACTGGTATTAAAAAAATACTTATTTACAGATTTAGTTGAAGATGCTTCTGCTGTCATTAATTATTTTAAAAATGATAATAGGTTTTCAGAAATTATACTCATTGGACATAGTCAAGGATCATTAGTTTCAATGTTAGCTTTAAACAAACAGGTTTCAAAGTTTATTTCTTTAGCAGGTTTAGGTGAAAGCGTAGACAAGACACTTGTAAGACAAATATCGCAACAAAATGAAGCACTAGGTACGATTGCTAAAAAACATATAGTAGAATTAAAAAGTACGGGTACAATACAAAAAATCAATCCATTTTTAATATCATTGTTTGCAAAACAAAACCATCCATTTTTAGTTTCTTATATGAAATATGATCCTAAAAAAGAGGTTCAGAAAATAGCTATCCCAACATTAATAATCAACGGAACGAAAGACCTACAAGTTTTAACTAAAGATGCTCAAAACTTACATTTAGCTAATCCTCAATCAAAACTAGTTCTAATTAATGGCATGAATCATGTGTTAAAACAAATTGAAGAGGATAGTGATAACTTAAAATCATATACAACACCAGATTTTCCAATTTCAGAAGAATTAACAAAATCTATAATTACCTTTGTGAAACAATAA
- a CDS encoding DUF2490 domain-containing protein, with the protein MKKLFLLTFILFSIQSYSQSTGEKELGVWYMYNGTHKLSDKFSLKTMAHFRFFEVGDDLQQFITRLGVNYKINKNLSVTIGHAFLNTDGTFNELGGDAYENRTYEDFNVKHNISKLGFAHRLRAEQRFFESGTGHFLRYQLGLSYPIDEKWSTYLYDEIFMDFDGENFNQNWLGAGFKYKLSKTLKLQLGYMKITDAEDRSFDRIQIGIALNH; encoded by the coding sequence ATGAAGAAATTATTTTTATTAACCTTTATTTTATTTTCAATTCAGAGTTATAGCCAATCAACAGGAGAAAAAGAACTTGGTGTTTGGTATATGTATAATGGAACACACAAATTATCAGATAAGTTTAGCTTAAAAACAATGGCTCATTTTAGATTTTTTGAAGTAGGAGATGATTTACAACAATTTATTACTCGATTAGGAGTAAATTATAAGATAAACAAAAATCTAAGTGTTACCATTGGACATGCCTTTTTAAATACAGACGGTACTTTCAATGAATTAGGAGGAGATGCTTATGAAAATAGAACTTATGAAGATTTCAATGTAAAGCATAATATATCCAAACTAGGATTTGCTCATAGACTAAGAGCTGAGCAACGCTTTTTTGAATCTGGAACAGGTCATTTTCTTCGTTATCAATTAGGACTTAGTTATCCTATTGATGAAAAATGGTCTACCTATTTGTATGATGAAATTTTTATGGATTTTGATGGTGAAAATTTTAATCAAAATTGGTTAGGTGCTGGTTTTAAGTATAAACTTTCAAAAACCTTAAAACTTCAATTAGGTTATATGAAAATTACAGATGCTGAAGATAGAAGCTTCGATAGAATCCAAATTGGAATAGCTTTAAACCACTAA
- a CDS encoding SPFH domain-containing protein: MKAEKIIKPANGYLMFALVLILFVGGIVLTIKTENPVFLLAVVTGFILALGFILVNPNSSKVLLFFGKYVGTVKQNGLYWANPLYKKKTISLRASNFDSERLKVNDKLGNPVMISTILVWRVTETYKAAFDVDNYENFVRVQTDAAVRKLASMYPYDNFADEGHEEDITLRSSVNEVSDALEKELEERLAIAGIEVLEARIGYLAYAQEIASAMLKRQQATAIIAARHKIVQGAVDMVDMALEELSKKEIVELDEERKAAMVSNLLVILCGDKEASPVVNTGTLNH; encoded by the coding sequence ATGAAAGCAGAAAAAATAATTAAACCCGCAAACGGATATTTAATGTTTGCCCTTGTATTAATACTCTTTGTTGGAGGAATTGTACTAACTATTAAAACCGAGAATCCAGTATTTTTACTAGCAGTAGTAACAGGATTCATCTTAGCCTTAGGCTTTATCTTAGTGAACCCTAATTCTTCTAAGGTTCTTTTATTCTTTGGTAAATATGTTGGAACCGTGAAGCAAAATGGCTTGTATTGGGCAAATCCATTGTATAAAAAGAAAACTATTTCATTACGTGCTAGTAACTTTGATAGTGAACGATTAAAGGTAAATGATAAATTAGGTAATCCTGTAATGATAAGCACTATACTTGTTTGGCGTGTTACTGAAACTTATAAAGCCGCTTTTGACGTTGACAACTACGAAAACTTTGTAAGAGTTCAAACAGATGCTGCGGTTCGAAAATTAGCTAGTATGTATCCATATGATAATTTCGCTGATGAAGGACACGAAGAAGACATTACACTTCGTTCGAGTGTAAATGAAGTAAGTGACGCCCTGGAAAAAGAACTTGAAGAGCGCCTAGCTATTGCAGGTATAGAAGTTCTAGAAGCTCGCATTGGTTATTTAGCCTATGCACAAGAAATTGCTAGTGCCATGTTAAAACGTCAACAGGCAACTGCTATTATTGCTGCAAGACATAAAATTGTACAAGGAGCTGTAGATATGGTAGATATGGCCTTAGAAGAATTAAGTAAAAAAGAAATAGTAGAATTAGATGAAGAACGTAAGGCTGCAATGGTAAGCAATCTATTAGTCATTTTATGTGGTGACAAAGAAGCGTCACCAGTAGTAAATACCGGTACTCTCAATCATTAA
- a CDS encoding thioredoxin family protein, producing the protein MKTIKTILVLMVVFVSTAFTINYVDGYKIGDIAEDFSLKNVDGKMVSLADYKDAKGFIVVFTCNMCPYSKMYEDRIIALDKKYKNEGYPVIAINPNDPAASPGDDFNGMVKRAKSKGFTFPYLFDEGQQVYPKYGATRTPHVYILNKEKEGLKVAYIGAIDNNARKANDVSDRYVENAVDALLKGNEVVNKETKAIGCSIKRK; encoded by the coding sequence ATGAAAACAATTAAAACAATTTTGGTCTTAATGGTTGTATTCGTGTCAACTGCTTTTACCATAAATTATGTAGATGGATATAAAATAGGAGATATTGCAGAAGATTTTTCTTTAAAAAATGTAGATGGGAAAATGGTTTCTTTAGCTGATTATAAAGATGCTAAAGGTTTTATTGTAGTGTTTACTTGTAACATGTGCCCATATTCTAAAATGTATGAAGATAGAATTATTGCTTTAGACAAGAAGTATAAGAATGAAGGGTATCCAGTTATCGCAATTAATCCAAATGATCCAGCAGCCTCGCCTGGTGATGATTTTAATGGTATGGTAAAAAGAGCTAAATCTAAAGGTTTTACTTTCCCTTATTTGTTTGATGAAGGACAACAAGTGTATCCAAAATACGGAGCTACACGTACACCACATGTGTATATCTTGAATAAGGAAAAAGAAGGGTTAAAAGTTGCCTATATTGGTGCAATAGATAACAACGCACGTAAAGCAAATGATGTTTCAGATAGGTATGTTGAAAATGCTGTTGATGCATTGTTAAAAGGAAATGAAGTAGTAAATAAAGAAACAAAAGCTATTGGTTGTTCTATTAAAAGAAAATAA
- a CDS encoding alpha/beta fold hydrolase: protein MKKIFGLAIISFLVIACKTDKEKTANSSDTAVKDLKEYTINQMMDNESVFGGSFSPDNSKLLVTSNRSGIYNMYTVSTESGEFEPITKSDSSSVFATSYFPKDNRMLFRMDNNGNEIYHIYMRDLDGSIKELTPEKGVRASFYGWAKDEKSFFFASNKRDKRFMDVYEMDIETLTSEIIYENKEGYNVAGISNNKNYFALTKTVNTNDSDLFIFDRTTKKNTKVNATLSSNSSEDFSLDDKDFFYTTDANGEFATLMKYNIASGKSEKVLEKNWDISGSYFTNKGKYRVTYINNDGKNVIEVYDIAAEKNIELPNVEGQSITNVGFSRNETMMRFYAGGSNSPSNLYTYNLETKEQKKLTDVLNKEIDPAHLVNAKVIRYPSFDGVTIPAIYYLPHQASKDNKVPALVWVHGGPGGQSRQGFNSRIQYLVNHGYAVLAVNNRGSSGYGKTFFKMDDLNHGEKDLQDCVEGKNWLVKQPEIDGDKIGIIGGSYGGYMTMAALTYTPEEFAVGVNIFGVTNWMRTLKSIPSWWESFKDALYKELGNPHTADSVRLKRISPLFHTDKVTKPLMVLQGAKDPRVLQVESDEIVAGVKKNGVPVEYVLFEDEGHGFVKKENQIESNQRILQFLNKYLKKQE, encoded by the coding sequence ATGAAAAAAATATTTGGACTAGCAATAATTAGCTTTTTAGTTATTGCTTGTAAAACAGATAAGGAGAAAACAGCAAACAGTTCTGATACGGCTGTTAAAGATTTAAAAGAATACACCATTAATCAAATGATGGATAATGAAAGTGTTTTTGGTGGAAGTTTTTCTCCAGACAACTCTAAGTTGTTAGTAACAAGTAATCGTTCTGGTATATACAACATGTATACTGTTTCGACAGAAAGTGGAGAATTTGAACCAATTACTAAATCAGATAGTTCATCTGTTTTTGCTACTTCCTACTTCCCAAAAGACAACAGAATGTTGTTTAGAATGGATAATAATGGTAACGAAATTTACCATATATACATGAGAGATCTTGATGGAAGCATAAAAGAATTAACTCCAGAAAAAGGAGTTAGAGCAAGTTTCTATGGCTGGGCTAAAGATGAAAAAAGTTTCTTTTTTGCTTCTAATAAAAGAGACAAAAGATTTATGGATGTCTATGAAATGGATATCGAAACACTTACATCTGAAATAATTTATGAAAATAAAGAAGGATATAATGTTGCTGGTATTTCAAACAACAAAAACTATTTTGCGCTGACTAAAACGGTAAATACAAACGATTCTGATTTATTTATTTTTGATCGAACTACAAAGAAAAACACTAAAGTTAATGCTACTTTAAGTAGTAATTCTTCAGAAGATTTTTCTCTAGATGATAAAGATTTTTTCTATACAACTGATGCTAATGGAGAATTTGCAACATTGATGAAATACAACATTGCTTCAGGAAAATCTGAAAAAGTACTTGAGAAAAATTGGGATATTTCTGGAAGCTATTTTACCAATAAAGGTAAATATAGAGTTACTTATATAAATAATGATGGTAAGAATGTAATTGAAGTATATGATATCGCTGCTGAGAAAAACATCGAACTACCAAACGTCGAAGGTCAAAGTATTACAAATGTTGGTTTTTCTAGAAACGAAACTATGATGCGTTTCTATGCGGGAGGATCTAACTCTCCTTCCAACTTATATACGTATAACTTAGAAACAAAAGAGCAAAAAAAGCTAACAGATGTTTTAAATAAAGAGATAGACCCGGCTCATTTAGTAAATGCTAAAGTGATTCGTTATCCTTCATTTGATGGAGTAACAATTCCTGCTATATACTATTTACCACACCAAGCTTCAAAAGATAATAAAGTACCAGCATTAGTTTGGGTACATGGTGGACCAGGAGGACAGTCACGTCAAGGTTTTAATTCTAGAATTCAATATTTAGTAAATCATGGGTATGCTGTTTTAGCTGTTAACAATAGAGGAAGTAGCGGTTATGGAAAAACTTTTTTTAAAATGGATGATTTAAACCATGGAGAAAAAGATTTACAAGATTGTGTTGAAGGTAAAAATTGGTTAGTAAAACAACCTGAAATTGATGGTGATAAAATTGGAATTATAGGAGGTTCATATGGAGGATATATGACCATGGCAGCTTTAACATATACGCCAGAAGAGTTTGCCGTTGGAGTAAATATTTTTGGAGTAACTAACTGGATGCGTACATTAAAAAGTATTCCTTCTTGGTGGGAATCATTCAAAGATGCTCTTTACAAAGAATTAGGAAACCCACATACAGCTGATTCGGTTCGATTAAAAAGAATTTCTCCATTGTTCCATACTGATAAAGTAACAAAACCTTTAATGGTTCTGCAAGGAGCTAAAGATCCTAGAGTATTACAAGTAGAATCTGATGAAATCGTAGCGGGTGTTAAAAAGAATGGTGTACCAGTAGAATACGTACTTTTTGAGGATGAAGGACATGGTTTTGTAAAGAAAGAAAACCAAATAGAATCTAATCAAAGAATTTTACAGTTTTTAAATAAATACTTAAAAAAACAAGAGTAG